The following coding sequences lie in one Gadus macrocephalus chromosome 1, ASM3116895v1 genomic window:
- the LOC132460305 gene encoding fibulin-2-like yields MDIQRVALCLSYVILYLDISLSQKDCTRVDCPALQNCIEEVLEVGACCATCVHKGCTCEGYQYYDCVNAGFRKGKVPQGESYFVDFGSTECSCPRGGGRISCQFIPCPDLPSNCIDIRQPADGCPQCGRIGCVHGNDKYKAGHRFHMDPCQMCYCPNDGGHLVCSPVPGCNPQGSKKTMLTPPTENNEPLRGVSHLPDNTQTRPREPFSKLPLGDTLPLYKQDPPAFGTDEYDYTLTEPTSSLPLERDQILKSIASPLAHPEASFVSSTSRDDRRREEPGETPGSLDQERNYQVKVRHQLLRQYTEQPTAGARSETITSAGMAATTQSGTTESPTPQQEAPGKTARRQDGDRERVAPNTSKDTPAFSAASDKEGRLGGHHRHRQSDNSSRHVSSHAQGHEGPTEAVGGEQRPHPTVQWSPTRRAPVRRREEGDKPRRQAQTLLNYHSQTAEGETDVSAAELLRVCCETGEKWATANGHCLAMELPREERHSICRTAQKQCCLGALRQQRCLAGLTAATSGAVCEDSDECGGDAYTECCGCCSLGLRLLSEGQRCEAPPYLGPRCRQSLLTCCRAEAGAQGGGADGGWRPVRERPLLDPTPLPNKVSDSPFPKEAFSISKEEEEEEEEQRQGVRDEENTAEGPFQVEHPFQVEDMDECAVYQDSLCPQRCVNTPGSFRCECFAGFSLQQDNTCKPEREENGLEEHHKATAGGVEEPTTTPPPPPPPPPPSTPTQALLNPCEGHNPCAQQCRPVGGRVQCSCGRGFSLRADGYSCEDVNECLVQSHTYLFQGVLHIVDQPTTP; encoded by the exons ATGGACATTCAGAGAGTGGCATTGTGTTTATCTTACGTGATATTATACCTGGATATATCCCTGAGCCAAAAGGACTGCACCCGCGTGGACTGTCCCGCTCTGCAGAATTGCATTGAGGAAGTGCTGGAGGTGGGTGCGTGCTGTGCCACATGCGTTCACAAGGGATGCACCTGTGAGGGGTACCAGTACTATGACTGCGTCAACGCAGGCTTCCGCAAGGGGAAAGTTCCCCAGGGAGAGTCCTACTTTGTGGACTTTGGGAGCACCGAGTGCTCCTGTCCCCGCGGAGGAGGGAGGATCAGCTGTCAGTTCATCCCATGCCCAGACCTTCCCTCTAACTGCATTGATATAAGACAGCCTGCAGACGGTTGTCCGCAATGTGGGAGGATTGGGTGTGTCCATGGCAACGACAAGTACAAGGCCGGCCACAGGTTCCATATGGACCCGTGCCAGATGTGCTACTGCCCTAACGATGGAGGCCACCTGGTGTGTTCACCCGTTCCTGGGTGTAATCCGCAAGGTAGTAAAAAAACAATGCTGACCCCTCCAACGGAGAACAATGAGCCTTTACGAGGTGTCAGTCACCTGCCAGACAACACACAGACCCGACCTCGGGAGCCCTTTTCAAAGTTGCCGCTTGGCGACACTCTGCCTCTGTATAAGCAGGACCCGCCCGCTTTTGGCACAGACGAGTATGACTATACCTTGACAGAACCCACCTCTTCCCTGCCGCTGGAACGGGACCAAATCCTCAAATCTATCGCATCCCCACTAGCACACCCGGAAGCCAGCTTCGTTTCCTCCACCTCCCGTgatgacaggaggagagaggagcccgGAGAGACACCGGGAAGTCTGGACCAGGAGAGGAACTATCAGGTCAAGGTTCGCCATCAGCTGCTGCGACAGTACACTGAACAGCCTACCGCGGGAGCTCGCAGTGAAACGATAACCTCGGCGGGCATGGCCGCCACCACGCAGAGCGGGACCACGGAGAGTCCCACGCCGCAACAGGAAGCCCCTGGGAAGACCGCTCGGCGTCAGGACGGAGACCGGGAAAGGGTGGCGCCGAACACGTCAAAGGACACGCCGGCGTTCTCTGCCGCTTCTGATAAAGAAGGCAGACTCGGCGGCCATCACAGGCACAGGCAGAGCGACAACTCTAGCCGCCATGTTTCTTCACATGCTCAAGGCCATGAGGGACCAACGGAGGCCGTTGGGGGGGAGCAGCGCCCACATCCGACGGTCCAGTGGAGTCCCACCAGAAGGGCACCggtcaggaggagggaggagggagataaGCCAAGGAGACAGGCCCAGACGCTCCTCAATTACCATTCTCAGactgcagagggagaaacagaTG TGTCGGCCGCGGAGCTGTTGAGGGTGTGCTGTGAAACGGGGGAGAAATGGGCCACAGCTAATGGTCACTGCCTCGCCATGGAGCTCCCCAGAGAGGAAAGGCACTCCATCTGTCG AACGGCCCAGAAACAATGCTGTCTGGGTGCTCTGAGGCAGCAGCGATGCTTGGCCGGTCTCACCGCAGCCACAAGCGGAGCCGTGTGTGAGGACAGTGATGAATGTGGAGGGGACGCCTACACG GagtgctgcggctgctgctccCTGGGCCTGCGCCTGCTCAGCGAGGGCCAGCGCTGTGAGGCCCCCCCGTACCTGGGGCCCCGCTGCAGACAGAGCCTCCTCACCTGCTGCCGGGCGGAGGCCGGAGCGCAGGGTGGAGGAGCGGACGGAGGCTGGCGCCCCGTCAGGGAGAGGCCCCTTCTGGACCCCACGCCCCTGCCCAATAAAG TGTCGGACAGCCCCTTCCCGAAGGAGGCCTTCTCCATcagtaaggaggaggaggaggaggaggaggagcagcggcaGGGGGTGCGGGACGAGGAGAACACGGCGGAGGGTCCCTTCCAGGTGGAGCACCCGTTCCAGGTGGAGGACATGGACGAGTGTGCGGTGTACCAGGACAGCCTCTGTCCGCAGCGCTGCGTCAACACGCCCGGCTCCTTCAGATGTGAATGCTTCGCTGGCTTCTCGCTGCAGCAGGACAACACGTGTAAACCGG AGCGTGAGGAGAACGGCTTGGAGGAGCATCACAAAGCCACAGCAGGAGGTGTGGAGGAGCCAACTacaaccccacctcctcctcctcctcctcctcctcccagcacCCCCACCCAAGCCCTGCTCAACCCCTGCGAAG GACATAACCCCTGTGCTCAGCAGTGCCGCCCAGTGGGAGGACGGGTGCAGTGCTCCTGTGGTCGGGGCTTCTCACTGAGGGCTGATGGGTACTCTTGTGAAG ATGTCAACGAGTGCTTGGTGCAGAGCCATACCT ATCTCTTCCAGGGTGTACTTCACATTGTGGATCAGCCCACCACGCCCTGA